In one window of Leptospira bourretii DNA:
- a CDS encoding lytic transglycosylase domain-containing protein: MRHFWLASRILLFFTTSLFADTDLQYLIKSHQWGQIESHFRNTNPSRESEVYSLIEFHEKAPNGDKEKRFRYLISLVRGVFVTESSEEEVRKILTQTMPFQTTLFKLSYWKLYTEITQRNYLTPVERIQFLNRLNMEEDPICRRLLDELVRLLAANNQWKEILDKINSIQESHKRYLLTGDTQYRYGKAKLILGDEKAAVEEWLNCLQREGLSDSTVQMIAADWSKYKGSGSILQLAPSEFSLLLPAINHNDKEAVFRTRPELFSTRLAYYEGFKHITSVLTKTGKINELFRVLRANKTFVDMDSSWIVSLADILYQQNKFQNAIELLKTFPGKDAGYYRVLAATYDRLGDRELYFENLVLYLGKYPFNLFYQDRLIEYLVDRKGEKSNFAPLAKFERALAEIPNLPVKGRLVYWYLRSLKESGEMEKLKKELKRYYALCPGSYYTRVIREEFLSIIKEGNKPDNPTYNKEYLFEYLSYTAGIPEESYAILGRNLGFVYPKDSYELGNKLGGMSSRIQGHKLLNLAKEYFRVGEDSLGLSLVNFHVKRENLSEEEKDEILVGIGDLTYNTYYTAFHTRSLLKRHLIPDDPILIPTSLSVRMYPRPHQNIVSRYAQENDISEDKVYALMRQESFFKETATSRSNARGLMQIMPATGKELASRMGITSYSLYEPETSIRLGTKFLAYLLKSNDNELKWASIAYNGGPGNLRKWKKSVYTGDFNHFLEDLPYKESRDYCRIVVSNFYAYDIMKKYHKL; this comes from the coding sequence ATGAGGCATTTTTGGTTAGCAAGTAGAATTCTTCTCTTTTTCACAACATCCCTATTTGCGGACACTGACCTTCAATATTTAATCAAATCTCATCAGTGGGGGCAAATCGAAAGTCACTTTCGAAATACAAACCCATCCCGTGAAAGTGAAGTTTATAGTTTAATTGAATTCCATGAAAAAGCACCTAACGGAGACAAGGAGAAACGGTTTCGGTATTTGATTTCTCTTGTGCGCGGCGTTTTTGTCACAGAATCTTCGGAAGAAGAAGTCAGAAAAATCCTGACACAAACGATGCCCTTCCAAACCACCCTTTTTAAACTTAGTTACTGGAAGTTGTACACAGAAATCACACAAAGAAATTATCTCACACCTGTCGAAAGAATCCAATTTTTGAATCGATTGAATATGGAAGAAGATCCGATTTGCCGCAGGCTTCTGGATGAACTCGTCCGTCTTCTTGCCGCTAATAACCAATGGAAGGAAATTTTAGATAAAATTAATTCCATCCAAGAATCGCACAAACGATATCTTCTGACAGGGGATACACAATATCGGTATGGAAAAGCAAAACTTATATTAGGTGATGAAAAGGCAGCCGTTGAAGAATGGTTGAATTGTCTACAAAGAGAAGGACTTTCTGACTCTACTGTGCAGATGATTGCTGCGGACTGGTCCAAATACAAAGGATCGGGAAGTATTTTACAACTGGCTCCATCAGAATTCTCCCTTCTATTACCAGCAATCAACCATAATGACAAAGAAGCCGTGTTTCGCACAAGGCCAGAACTCTTTTCCACAAGACTTGCTTATTACGAAGGGTTCAAACACATTACTTCTGTTTTAACCAAAACCGGAAAAATCAATGAACTTTTTAGAGTTTTACGTGCAAACAAAACCTTTGTGGACATGGATTCCTCTTGGATTGTTAGTTTAGCGGATATTTTATACCAACAAAATAAATTCCAAAATGCGATTGAACTTTTAAAAACATTTCCCGGAAAAGATGCAGGATACTATAGAGTGCTTGCAGCCACTTACGACAGATTAGGTGATCGTGAACTGTATTTTGAAAATTTAGTTTTATATTTAGGGAAATATCCTTTTAATCTTTTTTATCAGGACCGTCTCATTGAATATCTTGTAGATCGCAAAGGTGAAAAATCTAATTTTGCTCCACTGGCAAAATTTGAAAGAGCCCTTGCTGAAATTCCGAATCTCCCCGTCAAAGGCCGGCTTGTGTATTGGTACTTACGATCCCTCAAAGAAAGTGGTGAGATGGAGAAGTTAAAAAAAGAACTGAAACGTTATTATGCGCTTTGCCCCGGATCTTATTATACACGAGTGATCCGAGAAGAATTTTTATCCATCATCAAAGAAGGAAACAAACCGGACAATCCAACTTACAACAAAGAATATTTATTTGAATATCTATCTTATACGGCAGGAATCCCCGAAGAATCGTATGCCATCCTTGGTAGAAACTTAGGATTTGTTTACCCCAAAGATTCTTATGAATTAGGAAATAAACTAGGTGGAATGAGCTCACGAATCCAAGGGCATAAACTTTTGAACCTTGCCAAAGAATACTTCCGCGTCGGAGAAGATAGTTTGGGTTTAAGTCTCGTTAATTTTCATGTCAAACGAGAGAACCTTTCCGAAGAAGAAAAAGATGAAATTTTGGTGGGGATTGGAGACTTAACATATAACACATATTATACTGCATTTCACACGAGGTCTCTTCTCAAAAGACATTTGATCCCAGATGACCCCATTTTAATCCCCACTTCCCTTTCCGTCCGCATGTATCCAAGGCCACACCAAAACATTGTCTCTCGTTACGCCCAGGAAAATGATATCTCCGAAGACAAGGTATATGCTTTGATGCGACAAGAATCCTTTTTTAAAGAAACTGCGACCTCAAGATCCAATGCACGGGGTCTCATGCAAATTATGCCGGCGACAGGAAAGGAACTCGCCTCACGTATGGGAATCACTTCCTACTCCCTCTATGAGCCAGAAACCTCTATCCGTTTGGGGACAAAATTTTTAGCCTATCTTTTGAAATCCAACGACAACGAATTGAAATGGGCATCAATCGCTTACAACGGAGGTCCGGGCAATTTACGGAAGTGGAAGAAGTCCGTTTATACCGGTGATTTTAACCATTTTTTGGAAGACCTTCCTTACAAAGAGTCGAGAGATTACTGTCGCATCGTGGTTTCAAATTTCTACGCCTATGACATTATGAAAAAATACCACAAGTTGTAA
- a CDS encoding citrate synthase, with protein MSEKAILKVDGKEFELPILVGSEDEKAIDITKLRQLSGYVTIDSGYLNTGACTSEITFLDGEQGILRYRGIPIDDLAAKSTFTEVAYLLIYGKLPNDAQLKEWNTSITNHTMIHEDLKRLFNGFPKDGHPMAIMSCMMGCLSTYYQDSYDPMNEEHREISIIRLLAKFPTIAAYAYKKSIGQPIIHPLNELDYASNFMNMMFAVPAEDYHIDPEIVSALNLLLILHADHEQNCSTSTVRLVGSSLANLYGAISAGILALWGPRHGGANQEVLEMLEGIKKSGLSVKKIVEQAKDKNSSFRLNGFGHRVYKNFDPRAKIIKVACDKVLNKLGIKDPLLDIAKELEEAALNDPYFVERKLYPNVDFYSGIIYRALGIPTNMFTVMFAMGRLPGWIAQWKEMIEDPSLKIGRPRQIYTGPKEISYEAAKKQA; from the coding sequence ATGTCCGAAAAGGCAATTCTGAAAGTGGATGGGAAAGAGTTCGAACTTCCGATTTTAGTGGGAAGCGAAGACGAGAAGGCAATTGATATTACTAAACTCCGCCAATTGTCAGGTTATGTTACGATTGATTCCGGTTATTTGAATACAGGTGCTTGCACCAGTGAGATTACCTTTCTCGATGGAGAACAAGGAATCTTGCGTTACCGTGGAATTCCCATTGATGATTTGGCCGCTAAATCTACGTTTACTGAAGTAGCATATTTACTCATTTACGGCAAACTTCCAAACGACGCACAACTCAAAGAGTGGAATACTTCCATCACCAACCATACAATGATCCATGAGGATCTCAAGCGCCTGTTCAACGGATTTCCAAAAGATGGACACCCGATGGCAATCATGTCTTGTATGATGGGTTGTTTGTCTACTTACTACCAAGATAGTTATGATCCAATGAATGAGGAACATAGAGAAATCTCCATCATTCGACTACTTGCAAAGTTTCCAACCATTGCAGCATATGCTTACAAAAAATCCATCGGCCAACCGATCATCCATCCTCTCAATGAATTGGATTATGCATCCAATTTTATGAACATGATGTTTGCGGTTCCTGCGGAAGATTACCATATCGATCCAGAAATTGTTTCTGCACTAAACTTACTTCTCATTCTGCATGCAGACCATGAACAGAACTGTTCAACGTCTACCGTGCGTTTGGTGGGGTCTTCCCTCGCAAACCTATATGGTGCGATTTCTGCAGGAATTCTTGCACTTTGGGGACCACGTCATGGTGGTGCTAACCAAGAAGTTTTGGAAATGTTAGAAGGAATTAAAAAGAGCGGGCTTTCTGTGAAAAAAATCGTAGAACAAGCCAAAGACAAAAATTCCAGTTTCCGATTGAATGGATTTGGTCACCGTGTTTATAAAAACTTTGACCCTCGTGCCAAAATCATCAAAGTAGCTTGTGATAAAGTTCTCAACAAACTAGGTATCAAAGACCCACTCCTTGACATTGCAAAAGAATTGGAAGAAGCGGCTCTCAATGATCCATACTTTGTAGAAAGAAAACTCTATCCAAACGTAGACTTCTACTCTGGAATCATCTACCGTGCGTTAGGAATTCCTACCAATATGTTTACAGTCATGTTTGCTATGGGTAGACTTCCAGGTTGGATTGCTCAGTGGAAAGAGATGATAGAAGATCCAAGTTTAAAGATTGGCCGACCACGCCAAATTTACACTGGTCCAAAAGAAATTTCTTACGAAGCAGCAAAAAAACAGGCTTAA
- a CDS encoding SpoIIE family protein phosphatase — MKKPSIESIFFFFLILTLFFTNSLFSESQNDIGERLIHTTKFSYWIDPNSSIPVESVLGTGEFKEIEDNFVNFGFLKGTLWLRLNPKDFPDPSKYPLLLINAHNIDSVELFHKHDGNRYIVSKSGHIQPVFQREIPHRNFVFRIGHEKETILIAIHSDISLQFSLIFTNQRNLQREDYITQWVYGLFFGSLGIIILYNLAIAFFVRDRNYFYYIGYVLFFGLGQLSLLGFWSYFFVPDSYFWKRIGIPFFFSVCLFFFVLFTSNFLKLKVRIPKMARCFQVLGFFSLLNAMVALFGGISEASIGVTWLSLLICVSLLGVLIWGISKRLRSFYYFAVAFVLLLLTCIVYGLLKFGILPSSAFLEEMLFPIASLADITLFAFALADRIQLLRQEKDLALAQVTSLRKERKISRDILMQSLPKTIPDVKNLQIQIYIQPMKDVGGDFYEYFSPNPYELGIVLCDVSGHGIPASLISAMGKVAFTTQKDNISSPKQVLEGMNRVLYGNCNPQYVTASYVYLNTSTKVWRFGRAGHPSAYLQRANGEIIKVHPKGKIIGVFPEIQMEEITYQVEPKDRILILSDGVLECFHPDGTMYGEAGLLEFLRANREIPNHLFKIKLIQDLESFSKTEIKDWDDDLTFIFLELV, encoded by the coding sequence TTGAAAAAACCATCCATCGAATCGATTTTTTTCTTTTTTTTAATCCTTACTCTTTTTTTTACCAATTCCCTTTTTTCAGAATCACAAAACGATATTGGCGAAAGACTCATTCACACAACAAAGTTCTCTTACTGGATTGACCCAAATTCTTCCATACCAGTAGAATCTGTATTAGGAACTGGTGAATTCAAAGAAATAGAAGATAACTTTGTCAATTTTGGTTTTTTAAAAGGAACTCTTTGGCTTCGTCTCAATCCAAAAGATTTCCCGGATCCTTCTAAATATCCACTGCTCCTCATCAATGCACATAACATAGACTCGGTGGAATTATTCCATAAACATGATGGAAATCGATATATTGTATCTAAATCAGGTCACATCCAACCAGTATTCCAAAGAGAAATCCCCCATAGAAATTTTGTGTTTCGAATAGGGCATGAAAAAGAAACCATCCTCATTGCGATTCATTCAGATATTTCTTTGCAGTTTTCTCTGATTTTTACCAACCAAAGGAATCTACAAAGAGAAGATTATATCACGCAGTGGGTTTATGGATTATTTTTTGGAAGTTTAGGAATCATCATTTTATACAATCTCGCCATTGCATTTTTTGTAAGAGATCGAAATTATTTTTATTATATTGGTTACGTATTGTTCTTTGGACTCGGGCAACTTTCTTTACTTGGATTCTGGAGTTATTTTTTTGTTCCGGATTCTTATTTTTGGAAACGGATTGGAATTCCTTTTTTCTTTAGTGTCTGTCTCTTTTTCTTTGTTCTCTTCACATCTAATTTTCTAAAACTAAAAGTTAGAATCCCCAAAATGGCCAGATGTTTTCAAGTTTTGGGATTTTTCTCACTGCTCAATGCTATGGTTGCATTGTTTGGTGGGATTTCAGAAGCATCCATCGGGGTGACATGGCTCTCTTTACTAATTTGCGTTAGTTTACTTGGTGTTTTAATTTGGGGAATTTCCAAACGACTTAGGTCTTTTTATTATTTTGCTGTTGCCTTCGTTTTATTACTCCTTACCTGCATTGTATATGGATTACTCAAATTTGGAATACTTCCCTCCAGTGCATTTTTGGAAGAAATGTTATTTCCCATCGCCTCCCTTGCTGACATCACTTTGTTTGCTTTTGCTTTGGCAGATAGAATCCAACTGCTCCGACAAGAAAAAGATTTGGCTCTCGCCCAAGTCACAAGCCTTCGAAAAGAAAGAAAAATCTCTAGGGACATTCTCATGCAGTCCCTGCCAAAAACAATTCCTGATGTAAAGAATTTACAAATACAAATTTACATCCAACCAATGAAAGATGTGGGAGGAGATTTTTATGAATACTTTTCTCCTAATCCTTATGAACTCGGGATTGTTCTTTGTGATGTTTCGGGGCATGGAATCCCTGCTTCTCTTATCTCTGCAATGGGAAAGGTTGCCTTTACCACTCAAAAAGACAATATCTCTTCCCCCAAACAAGTTCTAGAAGGAATGAATCGCGTGTTATACGGGAACTGTAACCCGCAGTATGTAACTGCATCCTATGTGTATCTCAATACTTCTACAAAAGTTTGGCGGTTTGGGCGGGCGGGTCATCCCAGTGCCTATCTGCAACGTGCCAATGGAGAAATTATAAAAGTTCATCCCAAAGGAAAAATCATCGGTGTTTTTCCAGAAATCCAAATGGAAGAAATCACTTACCAAGTGGAACCCAAAGACAGAATCCTCATCTTAAGTGATGGGGTTTTGGAATGTTTTCATCCAGACGGAACTATGTATGGAGAAGCAGGACTTCTCGAATTTTTAAGAGCCAACCGCGAAATACCGAATCATCTTTTCAAAATAAAACTCATCCAAGACTTGGAGTCATTTTCTAAAACAGAAATAAAAGACTGGGACGACGACCTAACCTTTATTTTCCTGGAATTGGTATGA
- a CDS encoding class I SAM-dependent methyltransferase: protein MTKSYELLDSGDLSKLEIVGGYKLLRSSPTSAYGKENPGIWNDLHAQYIKNDSGSGHWNFQKKVPESFTIEFSNLTFKIKLTPFGHIGLFPEQETNWDRIREIGKKKQGLEVLNLFAYSGGSTLACLDAGMSVCHVDASKGMVDWARENAKLSGLDSKPVRWIVDDVMKFIRREIKRGKKYQGLILDPPSFGRGSKGEVWKIEENLSELMDALMELSDSKPEFVILSCHSQGFSPLTLERILSSRIKTKGNYQTSELFIPEKSGKKYPAGFCTFFSK, encoded by the coding sequence ATGACAAAAAGTTACGAACTCCTGGACTCAGGTGACTTATCCAAATTAGAAATCGTTGGTGGTTACAAACTCCTACGTTCTTCCCCTACTTCTGCTTATGGAAAAGAAAACCCTGGAATTTGGAACGACCTCCATGCCCAGTACATCAAAAATGACTCGGGTTCGGGGCATTGGAACTTTCAAAAGAAAGTTCCAGAAAGTTTCACCATCGAATTTTCAAATCTAACCTTTAAAATCAAACTCACACCTTTTGGTCATATCGGCCTTTTCCCAGAACAAGAAACCAATTGGGACCGCATCCGAGAGATTGGTAAAAAGAAACAAGGCCTCGAAGTTTTAAACTTATTTGCATATTCGGGAGGATCCACACTTGCTTGTCTCGATGCGGGTATGAGTGTTTGCCATGTCGATGCCTCCAAAGGAATGGTGGACTGGGCAAGAGAAAACGCAAAACTCTCAGGACTTGATTCGAAACCTGTGCGTTGGATTGTGGACGATGTGATGAAGTTTATCCGTCGTGAAATCAAACGGGGAAAAAAATACCAAGGCCTGATCCTTGACCCTCCAAGTTTTGGTCGTGGGTCCAAAGGAGAGGTTTGGAAAATTGAAGAAAATTTAAGCGAACTCATGGATGCTCTGATGGAACTCTCCGATTCCAAACCAGAATTTGTGATCCTCAGTTGCCATAGCCAAGGCTTTAGTCCTTTAACCTTAGAAAGAATTTTATCTTCCAGAATCAAAACCAAAGGGAATTACCAAACCTCCGAATTATTCATTCCAGAAAAATCAGGA